The Amycolatopsis sp. 195334CR genome window below encodes:
- a CDS encoding FAD-binding and (Fe-S)-binding domain-containing protein codes for MRELRTALRAELGSRVAVDAATLALYSTDASNYRHEPVGVVWPRSAEETEEVVAACRTAGAPIVARGGGTSIAGNSCGPGVVLDFSRYCNRFGEIDPENRTVRAEPGVVLDRLQAAAAPHRLRFGPDPSTHSRCTLGGMIGNNACGSHSVAWGRTVDAVRSMDVLLYDGTRLTVGPDVGVPPELRTLVRDHLSLLRTELSPWSRRVSGYGLEHLLPENGTNLAKALVGSEGTCVTVLGAELALAELPRERVLAVLGFESDIAAADAVPSILPWSPLTVEGVDAELVSLLDSSRGTDLPRGGAWLYVELGADTQQQALARARALTRDLAAQLTGHVVLTEPKAQRQLWRIREEGAGLATRLADGSEAWPGWEDAAVPPERLGAYLREFKQLMAEHGRKSVVYGHYGEGCLHMRLDFDMLSRPGLAGFRKFLEEAADLVAAHGGSLSGEHGDGQARSELLSRMYSPEMIALFGRFKGIFDPGGRMNPGVLVEPRALDADIRVRTAPPSIDSVTFLGYPEDRGSFGQAVRRCVGVAKCRNTEGGGVMCPSYRATLDEKHSTRGRARLLAEMINGEVIRDGWRSEEVREALDLCLSCKGCLSDCPVDVDMATYKAEFYYQHYRRRLRPAAHYSMGWLPLWLRFAGLAPRLANSVVKRPRLARLLKRLGGIAPERDLPTFARPFTRTPVRSGAGRGVVLWPDSFNNYFTPHVLEAAAEVLTAAGYRVVVPSKEVCCGLTWVSTGQLGVARKVLRRTLSVLKPYLDAGYLVAGAEPSCTALFRGDLQALLPDDPLAAVLSSRTRTLAELVADSSLEFRSLDVPAVSQVHCHQHAVLGFDADERVLAGAGVRNSTLDSGCCGLAGNFGFERGHYEVSVACAEDRLLPALRETDAGTLVISDGFSCRTQIAQESGREAVHLAEVLRRALPEERA; via the coding sequence ATGCGGGAGCTGCGGACGGCGTTGCGGGCGGAATTGGGTTCGAGGGTGGCCGTCGACGCGGCGACTCTCGCGTTGTACAGCACGGATGCGTCGAACTACCGGCACGAACCGGTCGGGGTGGTGTGGCCGCGGTCGGCGGAGGAGACCGAGGAAGTCGTCGCTGCCTGCCGGACGGCCGGCGCGCCGATCGTCGCGCGCGGGGGCGGGACGAGCATCGCGGGCAACTCGTGCGGACCGGGCGTGGTGTTGGACTTTTCCCGCTACTGCAACCGGTTCGGGGAGATCGATCCGGAAAACCGGACAGTGAGGGCGGAACCGGGCGTGGTGCTCGACCGGTTGCAGGCGGCGGCCGCGCCGCACCGACTCCGGTTCGGCCCGGACCCGTCCACGCACAGCCGGTGCACGCTCGGCGGCATGATCGGCAACAACGCCTGCGGGTCGCACTCGGTGGCTTGGGGGCGGACCGTCGATGCCGTGCGGAGCATGGACGTCCTCCTCTACGACGGCACGCGGCTGACCGTGGGCCCGGACGTCGGCGTGCCACCGGAGCTGCGGACGCTGGTGCGCGACCACCTTTCCCTGCTGCGCACCGAGCTTTCGCCGTGGTCCCGCCGGGTTTCCGGGTACGGGCTGGAGCACCTCCTGCCGGAGAACGGAACGAACCTGGCGAAGGCGCTCGTCGGCAGCGAGGGCACCTGCGTGACGGTGCTCGGCGCGGAGTTGGCACTGGCCGAGTTGCCCAGGGAACGCGTGCTCGCCGTGCTCGGCTTCGAGTCGGACATCGCGGCGGCCGACGCGGTGCCGTCGATCCTGCCGTGGTCGCCGCTCACCGTCGAAGGAGTGGACGCGGAACTCGTGTCGCTGCTGGATTCCTCGCGGGGCACGGATTTGCCGCGCGGCGGGGCGTGGCTGTACGTCGAACTAGGCGCGGACACGCAGCAGCAGGCGCTGGCTCGTGCGCGGGCGCTGACCAGGGACCTTGCCGCGCAGCTCACCGGGCACGTGGTGCTCACCGAACCGAAGGCGCAGCGGCAGTTGTGGCGCATCCGGGAGGAGGGCGCCGGACTGGCGACGCGGCTGGCGGACGGTTCGGAGGCGTGGCCCGGTTGGGAGGACGCTGCGGTTCCGCCGGAACGCCTTGGCGCCTACCTGCGCGAGTTCAAGCAGTTGATGGCCGAGCACGGTCGCAAGAGCGTGGTGTACGGGCACTACGGCGAGGGCTGCCTGCACATGCGGCTGGACTTCGACATGCTGTCCAGGCCGGGCCTCGCGGGCTTCCGGAAGTTCCTGGAGGAGGCGGCGGACCTGGTCGCCGCGCACGGCGGCTCGCTCTCCGGTGAGCACGGGGACGGGCAGGCCCGCTCGGAACTGCTGTCGCGGATGTACAGCCCCGAGATGATCGCGCTGTTCGGTCGGTTCAAGGGAATATTCGATCCGGGCGGCCGGATGAACCCGGGGGTGCTCGTCGAACCCCGCGCGCTCGACGCCGACATCCGGGTGCGGACGGCGCCGCCGTCGATCGACTCGGTGACCTTCCTCGGGTATCCGGAGGACCGCGGGAGCTTCGGGCAGGCGGTGCGCCGGTGCGTCGGGGTGGCGAAGTGCCGCAACACCGAGGGCGGCGGGGTGATGTGCCCGAGCTACCGCGCGACCCTCGACGAGAAGCATTCGACGCGAGGTCGCGCTCGCCTGCTCGCGGAGATGATCAACGGCGAGGTGATCCGGGACGGCTGGCGGTCCGAGGAGGTGCGGGAGGCGCTGGACCTGTGCCTTTCGTGCAAGGGGTGCCTGTCGGACTGCCCAGTGGATGTCGACATGGCGACCTACAAGGCGGAGTTCTACTACCAGCACTACCGTCGGCGGCTGCGCCCGGCAGCGCACTACTCGATGGGCTGGCTGCCGCTCTGGCTGCGCTTCGCCGGACTCGCGCCCCGGCTGGCGAACTCGGTGGTGAAGCGCCCGCGGCTGGCTCGGTTGCTGAAGCGACTCGGCGGCATCGCGCCGGAACGCGACCTGCCGACGTTCGCGCGTCCGTTCACCAGGACGCCGGTGAGGTCCGGGGCAGGGCGTGGTGTGGTGCTCTGGCCGGACTCGTTCAACAACTACTTCACCCCGCACGTGCTCGAAGCCGCGGCCGAGGTCCTCACCGCGGCCGGGTACCGGGTCGTGGTCCCGAGCAAGGAGGTCTGCTGCGGCCTGACCTGGGTGTCGACCGGGCAGCTGGGCGTGGCCCGGAAGGTGCTGCGGCGCACGCTGTCGGTACTCAAGCCCTATCTCGACGCCGGGTACCTGGTGGCCGGGGCGGAGCCGAGCTGCACTGCGCTGTTCCGTGGTGACCTCCAGGCGCTGCTGCCGGACGACCCGCTCGCCGCGGTCCTGAGCTCGCGGACGCGGACACTCGCCGAGCTGGTGGCGGACTCCTCGCTGGAGTTCCGCTCACTGGACGTGCCCGCGGTCAGCCAGGTGCACTGCCACCAGCACGCGGTGCTCGGCTTCGACGCCGACGAGCGCGTGCTCGCCGGGGCGGGGGTGCGGAACTCGACCCTGGACTCGGGGTGCTGCGGGCTGGCCGGGAACTTCGGGTTCGAACGCGGGCACTACGAGGTCTCGGTGGCGTGCGCCGAGGACCGGCTGCTGCCCGCCCTGCGGGAGACGGACGCCGGCACGCTGGTCATCTCGGACGGCTTCAGCTGCCGGACGCAGATCGCGCAGGAGTCGGGCCGGGAAGCCGTGCACCTGGCCGAAGTCCTGCGGCGGGCGTTGCCGGAGGAGCGTGCTTGA
- a CDS encoding phosphotransferase family protein encodes MPIFPGAATEAQFEALTEEQLRPGVTALLAELDMADQRVERFEDGSLPVYAVGDELVLKLFPPVHLDEVATEAGVLRALDGKLPIPTPHLARTGEVDGWGYVLMSRLTGESLSSVWGQLTGEDKDALAQRLGEALAALHRTPAPDLGPADWSDFIATQRANAVERQRSAGLAEEWLEQIPAFLAEVELGTPEPVLLHTEFMRDHLLVQRGPGGWALSGIFDFEPAMRGAPEYDLVGVGVFVAGGDLAFFRRLLLAYGYTPEQLDTDFARRCLAYTLLHVYSNLPWYLKVMPEPARPTLDALAQRWFGA; translated from the coding sequence ATGCCGATCTTTCCCGGGGCCGCGACCGAGGCGCAGTTCGAAGCGCTCACCGAAGAGCAGTTGCGGCCCGGGGTGACCGCCTTGCTGGCCGAGCTGGACATGGCCGACCAGCGGGTCGAGCGTTTCGAGGACGGGTCGCTGCCGGTCTACGCGGTCGGCGACGAGCTGGTGCTCAAGCTGTTCCCGCCGGTGCACCTGGACGAGGTCGCCACCGAAGCCGGGGTGCTGCGCGCCCTCGACGGCAAGCTCCCGATCCCGACTCCGCACCTCGCCCGGACCGGCGAGGTCGACGGCTGGGGGTACGTGCTGATGAGCCGCCTCACCGGCGAGTCGCTCAGCAGCGTGTGGGGACAGCTCACCGGCGAGGACAAGGACGCGCTGGCCCAGCGGCTAGGCGAGGCGCTCGCCGCGCTGCACCGGACTCCGGCTCCGGACCTGGGCCCGGCCGACTGGTCCGATTTCATCGCGACCCAGCGCGCGAACGCCGTCGAGCGCCAGCGGTCGGCCGGACTGGCAGAGGAGTGGCTGGAGCAGATCCCGGCCTTCCTCGCCGAGGTCGAACTCGGCACTCCGGAGCCGGTGCTCCTGCACACCGAGTTCATGCGGGACCACCTCCTGGTCCAGCGTGGGCCCGGGGGGTGGGCGCTGAGCGGAATATTCGATTTCGAACCCGCCATGCGAGGCGCGCCGGAGTACGACCTGGTCGGGGTGGGGGTGTTCGTCGCGGGTGGTGACCTGGCGTTCTTCCGCCGGTTGCTGCTGGCCTACGGCTACACCCCCGAGCAGCTGGACACCGACTTCGCGCGCCGGTGCCTGGCGTACACGCTGCTGCACGTCTACAGCAACCTGCCCTGGTACCTGAAGGTCATGCCGGAGCCGGCACGTCCGACGCTGGACGCACTGGCCCAGCGCTGGTTCGGCGCCTGA
- a CDS encoding aminotransferase class V-fold PLP-dependent enzyme gives MTLQHARELDQADPLYPFRDRFLPADEKLVAYLDGNSLGRPPRAALDRLEALVREDWGGRLIRGWSDGWTDLPTRLGDRLGEVVLGAAPGQVVLGESTSVWLYKLLRAALALRPGRHEIVTDRHNFPTDRYLVEGIAEELGCRIRWVEAPLESGPTVDQLAEAIGPETAVVTLSQVDYWSAQIADLPAITRLAHDAGALVVWDLCHSAGSIPLTLDADEVDFAVGCTYKFLCGGPGSPAFAYVRRDLAEQVRQPIWGWFGRKDLFEMGPGYEPADGVRRLLSGTPPVVGLAGVEAGVELIAEAGMPRIRDKAMALTEFAVELFDEMLAPLGFALGSPRDPAIRGGHVTIRRADARELSAALIEAGVLIDFRAPDGIRLGLSPLTTGFEELYRAMEVIRDRAR, from the coding sequence GTGACCCTGCAGCACGCGCGCGAACTCGACCAGGCCGACCCGCTCTACCCCTTCCGGGACCGCTTCCTGCCCGCCGACGAGAAACTGGTGGCCTACCTCGACGGCAACTCGCTGGGCAGGCCGCCGCGCGCGGCGCTCGACCGGCTCGAGGCGCTGGTCCGCGAGGACTGGGGCGGCCGCCTGATCCGCGGCTGGTCGGACGGCTGGACGGACCTGCCCACCCGCCTCGGCGACCGGCTCGGCGAGGTGGTGCTGGGCGCCGCGCCCGGTCAGGTGGTGCTCGGCGAGTCGACCTCGGTGTGGCTGTACAAGCTGCTGCGTGCGGCACTGGCCCTGCGGCCCGGCCGGCACGAGATCGTGACCGACCGGCACAACTTCCCGACCGATCGCTACCTGGTCGAGGGCATCGCCGAGGAACTCGGCTGCCGCATCCGCTGGGTGGAAGCTCCACTCGAGAGCGGGCCGACGGTGGACCAGCTCGCCGAGGCGATCGGGCCGGAAACCGCGGTCGTGACGCTGAGCCAGGTCGACTACTGGTCGGCCCAGATCGCCGACCTGCCCGCGATCACCCGCCTCGCCCACGACGCCGGGGCGCTGGTCGTCTGGGACCTCTGCCACAGCGCGGGCTCGATCCCGTTGACCCTCGATGCCGACGAGGTGGACTTCGCGGTCGGCTGCACCTACAAGTTCCTCTGCGGCGGACCGGGCTCCCCGGCGTTCGCGTACGTGCGCCGCGACCTGGCCGAACAGGTGCGCCAGCCGATCTGGGGCTGGTTCGGCCGGAAGGACCTGTTCGAGATGGGGCCCGGCTACGAACCGGCGGACGGGGTTCGGCGCCTGCTCTCGGGCACGCCGCCGGTGGTCGGGCTGGCGGGCGTGGAGGCCGGGGTCGAGCTGATCGCCGAGGCCGGCATGCCGCGGATCAGGGACAAGGCGATGGCGCTCACCGAGTTCGCCGTCGAACTCTTCGACGAGATGCTCGCGCCCCTCGGCTTCGCACTCGGCTCACCTCGCGACCCGGCGATCCGCGGTGGTCACGTGACGATCCGGCGTGCCGACGCGCGCGAGCTGTCGGCCGCGCTCATCGAGGCCGGGGTGCTCATCGACTTCCGCGCACCCGACGGCATCCGGCTCGGGCTCTCGCCGCTGACCACCGGGTTCGAGGAGCTGTACCGGGCGATGGAGGTCATCCGGGACCGTGCTCGGTGA
- the mtnA gene encoding S-methyl-5-thioribose-1-phosphate isomerase has product MGPVDQRTIDWNDGAVVIVDQCALPGAHRKLRLETVTELIDAIQRLAIRGAPALGAAGALGVALAARRHEHASDVEREAERLAQARPTAVNLAWGVRRALAKLPSGASAVLDEALSLLDEDEKLCRQASGHAAELILRECARRPLRLLTHCNAGRLATVSWGTALGVVWHLHAAGQVEYVLVDETRPLLQGARLTAWELAEVGVPYRVLPDVAAASAIARGLVDCVVVGADRIAANGDVANKVGTYGLALAAARHRIPFVVVAPSSTVDAATPSGELIEIEERAADEVTTWGGVRTAPAGAPVFNPAFDVTPAELVTAVVTEHGPG; this is encoded by the coding sequence ATGGGGCCTGTTGACCAACGCACCATCGACTGGAACGACGGCGCGGTGGTCATCGTCGACCAGTGCGCGCTGCCCGGTGCGCACCGGAAGCTGCGACTCGAGACCGTCACCGAGCTGATCGACGCGATCCAGCGGCTGGCGATCCGGGGCGCGCCGGCGCTGGGTGCGGCCGGTGCGCTCGGGGTCGCGCTCGCGGCTCGGCGTCACGAGCACGCTTCCGACGTCGAGCGCGAGGCCGAGCGGCTGGCCCAGGCGCGGCCGACGGCGGTCAACCTGGCGTGGGGTGTGCGGCGGGCGCTGGCGAAGTTGCCCTCGGGAGCAAGCGCCGTGCTCGACGAGGCGCTTTCACTGCTCGACGAGGACGAGAAGCTGTGCCGCCAAGCGTCCGGGCACGCTGCCGAGCTGATCCTGCGCGAATGCGCCCGGCGGCCGCTGCGCCTGCTCACCCACTGCAACGCGGGCCGGCTCGCGACCGTCAGCTGGGGCACCGCGCTCGGCGTGGTCTGGCACCTCCACGCGGCAGGTCAGGTCGAGTACGTGCTGGTCGACGAGACGCGGCCCTTGCTTCAGGGTGCGCGGCTGACCGCGTGGGAACTGGCCGAGGTCGGGGTGCCGTACCGCGTGCTGCCGGACGTCGCGGCGGCGTCGGCGATCGCGCGCGGCCTGGTCGACTGCGTGGTCGTCGGCGCGGACCGCATCGCGGCGAACGGCGACGTGGCCAACAAGGTCGGCACCTACGGTCTCGCGCTGGCCGCCGCCCGCCACCGGATCCCGTTCGTGGTGGTGGCGCCGTCGTCGACGGTGGACGCGGCGACCCCGAGTGGCGAGCTGATCGAGATCGAGGAGCGCGCCGCCGACGAGGTGACCACCTGGGGCGGGGTCCGGACCGCGCCGGCCGGCGCCCCGGTGTTCAACCCGGCCTTCGACGTGACCCCGGCCGAACTGGTCACCGCGGTGGTCACCGAGCACGGTCCCGGATGA